One part of the Synergistaceae bacterium genome encodes these proteins:
- a CDS encoding DUF1998 domain-containing protein codes for KHIVCSAFELPFQEGELFGKKDITKILNYLAKNKILNKMSENGITKYYSFKDSFPAGKLSLRSTTSKVYTIYDISTPKKLRAIGSISKHTAPITVHPEAVYFHKGKSYLVEKLDSKNMLCNARPLSLNYYTEAKYTTHININKILEQSNLFGFGEVTISTRPYMYKKIDLTTHETVGWGKIDLSDETLQTTATWISIPTEAANDMELKIGMEGLKMLLKNIIPLFLMCDREDILVLSRQNDPNLERPAIFVADNIPGGVGIADGMYETIHKLLSFSLDSISSCTCSKGCLGCVGIIPSEYNPKTAVQRLILKILNKNHVS; via the coding sequence TAAAACATATCGTTTGTTCGGCATTTGAATTACCATTTCAAGAGGGCGAACTATTTGGTAAAAAGGACATAACGAAAATACTTAATTATCTTGCAAAAAACAAAATCCTTAATAAAATGTCTGAAAACGGAATTACAAAGTATTATTCATTTAAAGACAGCTTCCCTGCAGGAAAGCTGTCTTTAAGGTCTACAACATCTAAGGTTTATACAATATATGATATAAGTACTCCAAAAAAACTTCGGGCTATTGGCTCTATCAGCAAACATACGGCTCCTATTACTGTACATCCCGAAGCCGTGTATTTTCATAAAGGGAAATCGTACTTGGTCGAAAAGCTTGACTCCAAAAATATGTTATGTAATGCTAGGCCTCTCTCTCTTAATTACTATACAGAAGCGAAATACACAACACATATTAACATTAACAAAATACTAGAACAATCAAATCTTTTCGGGTTTGGTGAAGTCACGATTTCAACAAGACCGTACATGTATAAAAAAATCGATTTGACAACCCACGAAACTGTCGGATGGGGGAAAATAGATCTTTCTGACGAAACACTTCAAACAACTGCAACATGGATTTCTATCCCTACAGAAGCAGCAAACGATATGGAATTAAAAATAGGGATGGAAGGACTCAAAATGCTTCTCAAGAATATCATTCCTCTATTTTTGATGTGTGATAGGGAAGATATATTGGTACTTAGCAGGCAAAATGACCCTAATCTGGAACGACCTGCAATATTTGTGGCGGACAACATCCCGGGAGGAGTAGGCATAGCCGATGGCATGTATGAAACAATACATAAACTTCTCAGCTTCTCTTTAGATTCTATCTCCTCTTGCACATGTTCAAAGGGGTGTCTGGGTTGTGTCGGGATAATACCTTCTGAATATAATCCAAAGACTGCCGTTCAAAGACTTATTTTAAAAATTCTTAATAAAAACCATGTTTCATAA
- a CDS encoding prepilin peptidase: MMFLYAFFAFLLGASLGSFINVVALRTVAERKWWGTERSTCDKCGRILSFYDLLPVLSYLILRGKCRSCNAPISLRHIISELLMGFIAALLVCYLGFSQSLIFSLAMLPFLLFHTLTDIESGYIYDFWCFAMVIIGLSLRLLGGSAGVIDGLLGMTLGFGIILLIIICSRGGMGFGDSVLMLGIGAFLGWKMTLLALYLGFLSGGVYITPLLLMKKVSRKDAIPMGPFLMSGALLAIFFGRCISSYFRFSLPWPWY; encoded by the coding sequence ATGATGTTTCTTTATGCTTTCTTTGCATTTTTATTAGGTGCTTCATTGGGCTCATTCATCAATGTTGTGGCCTTACGTACAGTTGCAGAAAGAAAATGGTGGGGGACTGAACGTTCTACATGTGATAAATGTGGAAGAATTTTGTCTTTTTATGACTTGCTTCCGGTACTGTCTTATCTAATATTAAGAGGGAAGTGTAGGAGTTGCAATGCTCCAATTAGCTTGCGACATATTATATCGGAGCTTCTTATGGGATTTATCGCGGCGTTGCTCGTCTGTTATTTGGGCTTTTCACAATCACTAATTTTTTCCCTAGCAATGCTTCCATTTTTGTTATTCCATACCCTTACTGATATAGAAAGCGGATACATATATGATTTTTGGTGCTTCGCTATGGTGATTATTGGTCTGTCTTTGAGACTTTTGGGGGGCAGTGCCGGCGTTATAGACGGATTGTTGGGAATGACGCTTGGTTTTGGAATAATCCTTCTAATAATAATATGCAGTCGTGGTGGTATGGGATTTGGAGACTCGGTCTTAATGCTTGGCATAGGGGCTTTCTTGGGGTGGAAAATGACGCTTCTAGCTCTTTATCTGGGCTTTTTATCGGGAGGAGTATATATAACTCCTTTGTTATTAATGAAAAAAGTGTCTCGCAAGGATGCTATCCCAATGGGGCCTTTCTTGATGAGCGGAGCTCTTCTTGCTATTTTCTTTGGCAGATGTATCTCTTCGTATTTTAGATTTTCATTGCCTTGGCCATGGTATTAG